In a single window of the Anaerotruncus rubiinfantis genome:
- a CDS encoding DUF4160 domain-containing protein — protein sequence MPEISRFYGIIIKMFFKPKEHEPSHLHALYGEHIGIFDLRTMEMTEGDLPRKAQELVKEWMGKNQSELLKMWNTQNLKKLPPLQ from the coding sequence ATGCCTGAGATAAGCCGATTTTACGGTATCATCATCAAGATGTTTTTCAAGCCGAAAGAACACGAACCGAGCCACCTTCACGCGCTCTATGGAGAACATATCGGTATCTTCGATTTAAGAACAATGGAAATGACCGAAGGCGACCTTCCGAGGAAAGCCCAAGAGTTGGTGAAAGAGTGGATGGGAAAAAACCAGAGCGAGCTTTTGAAAATGTGGAACACTCAAAATCTCAAGAAGCTGCCCCCGTTGCAATAA
- a CDS encoding DUF4160 domain-containing protein, whose protein sequence is MPEISLFYGIRITMFYEDHNPPHFHAEYAENKAIVDILEGKVMRGFLSSKQLRLILAWCEIHRDELMQNWELSKDGKPLNRINPLV, encoded by the coding sequence GTGCCTGAAATTTCTCTGTTTTATGGTATCCGTATCACTATGTTTTACGAGGATCACAATCCACCGCATTTTCATGCGGAGTACGCTGAAAATAAAGCTATCGTCGATATTTTAGAAGGAAAAGTCATGCGCGGCTTTCTTTCATCAAAACAGTTACGTCTCATTCTGGCATGGTGTGAGATCCATCGGGATGAGCTTATGCAAAACTGGGAATTATCCAAAGATGGGAAACCGCTCAACCGGATCAACCCACTGGTATAA
- a CDS encoding DUF3991 and toprim domain-containing protein, whose amino-acid sequence MGHFYRPKTAAGTGAQKTIPGIKDLIYEKRRQRMGGFFHDMKYTKEQIARANQTDLEELLRMRGEKLIRSGREKRLESDHSITVHGNQWYDHAAETGGYPVRFMQLYYNLSKDDAIRSLIGEDGVVLFPQTKIKPQEEKQPFSLPPANQNMRSLFGYLCGERKINQEVLTEFVHAGLIYESADYHEAVFVGLDENSTPKHASKRSCFGKTFKGNARGSDPAYSFHWNGSDTRLFVFEAPVDLLSYITLHPENWQKQGYVALCGISEKALLKQLDLQPMIDTVSLCLDHDQAGIEATGRLAERLKLRGIRFEVEQPEQKDWNEDLKASYGLPAVPAEEHPEAMQCKRICEQLVPSSLPGMQLRQNLPALLEQYDTSLKQGRMEQAREAISSMAALSFSASIREHRNSGRPVSKQELADAIQDRFVSHNNRVSLESRSKELRAAVYSVCWAESSPDCHTPDQVKARAKQYGKLAFECVRAYVKFQDVQQAVDEESKAEQDNGISMEVFY is encoded by the coding sequence ATGGGACATTTCTATCGACCGAAAACGGCGGCAGGAACTGGCGCGCAAAAAACAATCCCTGGGATTAAAGATTTAATCTACGAAAAAAGGAGGCAGCGAATGGGTGGCTTTTTCCACGATATGAAATATACGAAAGAACAGATCGCTCGGGCAAATCAGACCGACCTGGAAGAACTGCTGCGGATGCGCGGCGAGAAGCTGATCCGTTCGGGGCGTGAGAAACGACTGGAGAGCGACCACAGTATTACTGTCCATGGAAATCAATGGTACGATCATGCGGCGGAAACGGGCGGTTATCCGGTTCGTTTCATGCAGCTATATTATAACCTTTCAAAAGACGACGCCATCCGCAGCCTGATCGGTGAGGATGGCGTCGTATTGTTTCCACAAACGAAGATAAAACCGCAGGAAGAAAAGCAGCCCTTCTCCCTGCCGCCAGCCAATCAAAATATGCGCAGTCTGTTCGGATATCTCTGCGGGGAACGCAAAATCAATCAGGAAGTACTAACTGAGTTTGTACATGCAGGCTTAATCTATGAAAGCGCGGATTACCATGAGGCCGTATTTGTGGGATTGGATGAGAACAGTACCCCCAAACATGCAAGCAAACGGAGCTGCTTCGGAAAGACCTTCAAGGGAAATGCTAGGGGAAGCGATCCCGCTTACAGTTTCCATTGGAACGGAAGCGACACCCGTTTGTTTGTCTTTGAGGCGCCGGTCGACCTTCTCTCCTATATCACGCTTCATCCTGAAAACTGGCAGAAACAAGGCTATGTTGCTCTCTGCGGCATATCGGAAAAGGCGCTCCTGAAGCAGCTTGACCTACAACCGATGATAGACACGGTCTCTCTGTGCCTGGACCACGATCAGGCGGGCATAGAGGCTACTGGAAGACTGGCTGAACGTCTGAAGCTCCGCGGCATTAGGTTCGAAGTTGAGCAGCCAGAACAGAAGGACTGGAACGAAGATCTCAAAGCAAGTTATGGGCTGCCTGCGGTTCCCGCTGAAGAACACCCGGAAGCGATGCAATGCAAAAGAATCTGCGAGCAGCTTGTGCCTTCCAGCCTGCCGGGAATGCAGCTCCGGCAGAACCTTCCGGCCCTCTTGGAGCAATACGATACTTCCCTGAAACAAGGCCGAATGGAACAGGCGCGGGAAGCCATTAGTTCTATGGCCGCGCTTTCTTTTTCCGCTTCCATCCGGGAACATCGAAATTCGGGCCGTCCCGTTTCAAAGCAGGAGCTTGCGGATGCGATTCAGGACAGGTTTGTATCCCACAACAATCGGGTGAGTCTGGAAAGCCGTTCGAAGGAGCTGCGTGCGGCGGTTTACAGCGTTTGCTGGGCCGAAAGTTCTCCGGACTGCCATACGCCGGATCAGGTGAAAGCCCGCGCGAAGCAGTATGGAAAATTGGCGTTCGAATGTGTCCGGGCATATGTCAAATTTCAAGATGTCCAGCAAGCCGTGGACGAGGAGTCCAAAGCGGAACAGGATAATGGAATAAGCATGGAGGTGTTTTATTGA
- a CDS encoding DUF2442 domain-containing protein encodes MIPRIREVKPLPDYNLSVVFDDGKAVIYDMMDDIRQIESYRDLVAIHGLFNHVQLDASRTCVFWNDRIDLPSDTIYEYGRPQGGSTRA; translated from the coding sequence ATGATACCGCGCATCAGAGAGGTTAAGCCGTTACCGGACTACAACTTGAGCGTCGTGTTCGATGATGGAAAGGCGGTCATTTATGACATGATGGATGACATCAGACAAATCGAGAGTTACCGTGATTTGGTAGCTATTCACGGCTTGTTTAATCATGTGCAGCTCGACGCGAGCCGTACATGCGTTTTCTGGAACGACAGGATAGACCTTCCCAGCGATACAATCTATGAGTACGGGAGGCCGCAGGGAGGTTCGACCCGTGCGTAG
- the mobP3 gene encoding MobP3 family relaxase, which translates to MPRLILKCPYTKGGTQKNAAHLTNYASYISTREGVDKIDPGRGLPPSTKSQQKVVSEILAVFPESKEMHEYDDYLAAPTRENASEFISCALEENLDQIAKLENYVGYIAMRPHVEKRGAHGLFTSGENHLVLNQIVREIASHKGNVWKPIFSLRREDAERLGYDSGGEWKNLLSSLAPQIAEAMKINPENFRWYAAFHNASHHPHVHMLCYSIDAKEGFLTKQGIRKIKSQVANRIFRQDLLSLYEQQSETRDELVQESRNTMQALCKDLRIKTISDPELAEKIGSLSKSLLSTPGKKMYQYLPAPIKAQVDAIVNDLTKDARIKELYDIWLNLQTEKLRTYSDRPPEAVPLSQQKELRQVLNMVIQEALQLGSETVTAEEPDLASAIFLPEDDIDNSTDTDIGTNDADGLEDHEVFAAWSKEYKTAKGYLFSDPPNFDQASQILMTEAEQGNSLAMHDLARMFADGLGREPDANAAQLWYRRALSAFLTIVQANPQTYIQYRIGKLYAAGCGTEKNPTEAAAWFKQAAAENYKYAQYSLAGLYARGEGVEQNFTEAFALYHKAALQDFPYASFEVAKMYRDGVGTQQDRTQAKQWSSNAFHGFCSLERKSHDDKLQYRIGWMLLNGIGTKQDEASARQFFEKSLRLGNIHSGYQLAKMILKERDASSEDLVRAVQLLKKAAETKNPQAQYALANLYLESKAVEQNTEEAIRLFMSAAEQSHSYAAYQLGKVYLKGEVIPKDIVTAAKWLAQSADLGNQYAQYTLGMLYLKGDELPEDIPVAFDLLERSANQGSAFAAYQLGKAWISGEVVTKDIERAMHWLNLSEQQGNQYAQYLLGKLYLLGKDIPRDRERAFRLLSASAEQGNLYAQFFLDHWDDFRGPSFLLSVTRLMHHLSRIFETQLPPATQWDISIDRKRRQELARKKQSLGLKI; encoded by the coding sequence ATGCCACGTCTGATTCTCAAATGCCCCTACACCAAAGGCGGCACGCAAAAAAATGCGGCGCACCTGACAAACTACGCCTCCTATATCTCCACCAGGGAGGGAGTGGACAAAATTGATCCTGGCCGGGGCCTGCCGCCATCAACAAAGAGCCAGCAGAAGGTGGTATCAGAAATCCTTGCTGTCTTTCCGGAAAGCAAGGAAATGCATGAATATGACGATTACCTCGCCGCACCCACAAGGGAAAACGCCTCTGAATTCATCAGCTGCGCACTGGAAGAAAACCTGGATCAAATCGCCAAACTGGAAAACTACGTCGGCTATATCGCCATGCGGCCGCATGTTGAAAAACGCGGGGCGCATGGCCTCTTTACGTCCGGGGAAAACCATCTTGTGCTGAACCAGATTGTACGGGAAATCGCCTCCCATAAGGGCAATGTTTGGAAACCCATCTTCTCTCTGCGCCGGGAGGATGCCGAACGCCTTGGGTATGACAGCGGCGGCGAATGGAAGAACCTGCTCAGTTCCCTGGCGCCGCAGATTGCGGAGGCGATGAAGATCAACCCGGAAAACTTCCGTTGGTACGCGGCTTTCCATAACGCGTCGCACCATCCACATGTGCATATGCTCTGTTACTCCATTGACGCAAAAGAGGGCTTCCTGACCAAGCAGGGGATCCGGAAAATCAAATCGCAGGTTGCAAACCGAATCTTTCGGCAGGATTTGCTTTCCCTCTATGAACAGCAGAGTGAAACGCGGGATGAGTTGGTCCAGGAGAGCCGGAATACAATGCAGGCGCTTTGTAAGGATCTGCGGATCAAAACCATCAGCGACCCCGAACTTGCGGAAAAGATAGGAAGCCTTTCAAAGTCCCTGCTTTCCACGCCGGGAAAAAAGATGTATCAATACCTCCCCGCTCCGATCAAAGCGCAGGTGGACGCCATCGTGAACGATCTGACAAAAGATGCCCGTATCAAAGAGCTGTATGATATTTGGCTGAATCTGCAGACAGAAAAACTGCGTACATATTCCGATAGACCTCCAGAAGCGGTTCCTCTCTCCCAACAAAAAGAGCTGCGGCAGGTGCTCAACATGGTGATTCAGGAAGCCCTGCAGCTGGGCAGTGAAACAGTAACCGCGGAAGAACCGGATCTGGCGAGTGCAATCTTTTTGCCTGAAGATGATATCGACAATTCGACAGATACCGATATTGGCACAAACGATGCCGATGGCTTAGAGGATCACGAAGTTTTTGCCGCTTGGTCAAAGGAGTATAAAACCGCAAAAGGATATCTGTTCAGCGATCCGCCGAACTTTGATCAAGCATCTCAAATTTTGATGACGGAAGCCGAACAAGGGAATTCCCTAGCAATGCACGATCTCGCAAGAATGTTTGCGGATGGCCTTGGCCGGGAACCCGATGCGAACGCCGCGCAGCTTTGGTACAGGCGTGCGTTATCCGCTTTTCTTACCATAGTACAGGCAAACCCGCAAACGTATATTCAATACCGGATCGGGAAGCTATATGCCGCGGGGTGCGGGACAGAAAAGAATCCGACAGAAGCGGCCGCGTGGTTCAAGCAGGCTGCCGCTGAAAATTATAAGTACGCACAGTATTCGTTGGCCGGGCTCTATGCCCGCGGTGAAGGAGTCGAACAGAACTTTACTGAGGCGTTCGCTCTTTACCACAAAGCCGCGCTGCAGGACTTTCCTTATGCATCCTTTGAAGTTGCCAAGATGTACCGGGATGGGGTTGGTACGCAACAGGATCGGACCCAAGCAAAACAATGGTCCAGCAATGCATTCCATGGTTTTTGTTCTCTCGAGCGGAAGAGTCATGACGATAAGCTGCAGTACCGTATTGGCTGGATGCTGCTCAATGGGATCGGAACAAAACAGGATGAAGCATCCGCGCGTCAGTTTTTTGAAAAGTCCTTGCGGCTGGGTAATATCCACTCGGGCTATCAGCTGGCAAAGATGATCCTCAAAGAGCGTGATGCGTCATCGGAAGACCTTGTGCGTGCTGTTCAGCTTCTTAAAAAAGCAGCGGAAACCAAGAATCCGCAGGCACAGTATGCACTGGCAAACCTATATTTGGAGAGCAAAGCGGTAGAACAGAATACCGAGGAAGCAATCCGGCTGTTCATGTCGGCGGCAGAACAAAGCCATTCTTATGCGGCATATCAGCTGGGCAAAGTTTATTTAAAGGGCGAAGTCATACCCAAGGACATTGTAACTGCGGCAAAATGGCTGGCACAGTCTGCGGATCTTGGAAACCAATATGCGCAGTACACCCTTGGGATGCTATACCTCAAAGGGGATGAACTGCCTGAAGATATCCCGGTCGCCTTCGACCTGTTGGAACGCTCCGCTAACCAAGGGAGCGCGTTTGCGGCATATCAATTGGGCAAAGCCTGGATTTCAGGGGAAGTCGTTACAAAAGACATCGAGCGGGCAATGCATTGGCTGAACTTGTCGGAACAACAAGGAAACCAATATGCCCAATACCTGCTCGGAAAACTTTATCTGCTGGGGAAAGATATCCCGCGTGATCGGGAACGAGCCTTCCGGCTTTTGTCCGCATCAGCAGAACAGGGCAATCTCTATGCACAATTTTTTCTTGACCATTGGGACGATTTTCGCGGCCCGTCTTTTTTATTGTCTGTTACCCGCCTGATGCATCACCTCTCCCGCATTTTTGAAACACAGCTGCCGCCGGCAACACAATGGGACATTTCTATCGACCGAAAACGGCGGCAGGAACTGGCGCGCAAAAAACAATCCCTGGGATTAAAGATTTAA
- a CDS encoding DUF2442 domain-containing protein, which translates to MTRVDYIPVVIQAVASDDYKVYAYFDDGSIKCLDMSERLDKEIFLPLRDIGVFKNTLTVLNDTVAWDLTGRHDPADCIDIDPLTVYEQPEAREVDFLPCVS; encoded by the coding sequence ATGACGAGAGTTGATTATATACCTGTAGTCATACAAGCAGTAGCCTCCGATGACTATAAGGTTTATGCCTATTTTGATGACGGTTCTATCAAGTGTCTTGACATGTCCGAGCGGTTGGACAAGGAAATCTTTCTTCCGCTTCGGGATATTGGGGTATTCAAAAACACGTTGACGGTTTTAAATGATACAGTTGCCTGGGATTTAACAGGGAGGCATGATCCCGCCGACTGTATTGATATAGACCCTCTTACAGTATATGAACAGCCAGAGGCGCGTGAGGTGGACTTTCTGCCGTGCGTCTCATAA
- a CDS encoding helix-turn-helix domain-containing protein, producing MSTGGRREVRPVRSEWEYRIVPIREYNGEEVKAIRKTANMTQTTLAEFLGVSKKAVEAWEGGRNMPSGPACRLLSMIAIDPTLPERLQPSE from the coding sequence ATGAGTACGGGAGGCCGCAGGGAGGTTCGACCCGTGCGTAGCGAATGGGAATATAGAATTGTACCGATCAGGGAATACAATGGCGAAGAAGTAAAGGCCATCCGGAAAACGGCCAACATGACACAGACGACGCTTGCTGAGTTCTTGGGAGTATCTAAAAAGGCAGTCGAGGCGTGGGAGGGCGGTAGGAATATGCCAAGCGGTCCTGCCTGCCGCTTGCTTTCTATGATAGCGATTGACCCGACGCTTCCCGAACGCCTCCAGCCATCCGAATAG
- a CDS encoding Fic/DOC family protein: MADTFGKYDVYAVAGSFYCYPNTNVLRNRFGIRDAQELKQVETDISVIRQNDLLLNPIFGRFTPNHLKRIHRYLLGDVYPFAGNYRREDIAKGTTRFLHHEEIAQKLSRLLEQLHDEQCLKGLEAQDFIKRGAWYFAELNYIHPFREGNGRAIREFVRQLFLQAGYLVDWGMVSPERLLHAMIDSVYDTDSLIEVIRLCLEPL; encoded by the coding sequence ATGGCTGATACTTTTGGAAAATATGACGTCTATGCGGTTGCGGGTTCGTTCTACTGCTACCCCAATACCAATGTGCTCCGCAATCGCTTTGGAATCAGGGATGCTCAAGAACTTAAGCAGGTGGAAACGGACATCTCAGTGATCCGGCAAAACGACTTGCTGTTGAACCCGATATTCGGACGCTTCACCCCGAATCATCTCAAACGGATTCATCGTTATCTTCTGGGGGATGTCTATCCCTTCGCCGGGAACTATCGACGTGAGGATATCGCCAAGGGGACGACTCGCTTCTTGCATCATGAGGAGATTGCGCAAAAACTTTCCCGGTTGCTTGAACAACTGCACGACGAGCAATGCTTAAAGGGATTGGAAGCGCAGGATTTCATTAAGCGCGGGGCATGGTACTTCGCGGAACTCAACTATATTCATCCCTTTCGGGAAGGAAATGGACGGGCGATTCGGGAGTTTGTGCGTCAGCTGTTTTTACAAGCAGGATATCTCGTCGATTGGGGAATGGTTTCCCCCGAGCGATTGTTGCACGCAATGATTGATTCAGTCTATGATACAGATTCACTGATCGAAGTCATCCGTCTCTGTTTGGAACCACTATGA
- a CDS encoding M23 family metallopeptidase: protein MAAAILTPFILIVIAVCSMLYGTASHNNAAVDLTFNGGAIPITMPADYRDYITEMRACFSALDGAISSVESMMEDGDSLDPIRSKAVFYALNFGMENLSLRKVKAREFVDCWVYYADCTHTWTDEDGEEHSYTHTRAYPIDSLPAVYGNVASFTGHAVTPEDSANITEIYLRVVYHNFDIGADMSLEGENGTHDLIGEMIKDSDVIPSPGGFVSPLQDGWRDKVSSEFGYRDNPTGAGSEGHTGLDLAVPVGTDVWAVKDGRVLFVRYKLTGYGYHVVVDHGGGLVTLYAHCSEILVTEGQTVRAGDVVAKSGNTGRSTGPHLHIVRP, encoded by the coding sequence GTGGCAGCCGCAATCCTGACGCCCTTCATCTTGATCGTGATTGCGGTCTGCTCCATGCTCTACGGGACCGCCAGCCACAACAACGCTGCGGTCGACCTGACGTTTAACGGCGGAGCAATCCCAATTACCATGCCCGCAGATTATCGGGATTATATCACCGAGATGCGCGCCTGTTTTTCCGCCTTGGATGGCGCAATTTCCTCGGTGGAAAGCATGATGGAGGACGGCGACAGCCTCGATCCGATCCGGAGCAAGGCTGTTTTTTATGCCCTGAATTTTGGAATGGAGAACTTATCTCTGCGAAAAGTCAAAGCACGCGAATTCGTAGATTGCTGGGTTTATTATGCAGATTGCACCCATACCTGGACCGACGAGGACGGCGAGGAACACAGTTATACCCACACCCGCGCCTACCCCATCGACAGCCTGCCTGCCGTCTACGGCAACGTTGCCTCTTTTACAGGCCACGCAGTAACGCCGGAGGACTCCGCCAACATCACCGAGATCTACCTGCGGGTGGTCTACCACAACTTCGATATCGGTGCTGACATGTCATTGGAAGGAGAGAACGGGACACATGATCTGATCGGAGAAATGATAAAGGATTCTGATGTCATCCCCTCCCCCGGAGGATTTGTAAGCCCGCTGCAAGATGGATGGCGGGATAAAGTCTCCTCTGAATTTGGATATAGGGATAACCCCACCGGCGCCGGGAGCGAAGGTCACACCGGCCTCGACTTGGCTGTTCCGGTTGGAACAGATGTATGGGCGGTGAAAGATGGACGGGTACTGTTTGTGCGCTACAAGCTCACCGGCTACGGCTACCATGTCGTAGTAGATCACGGCGGTGGTCTGGTAACACTCTACGCGCACTGCTCTGAAATCCTGGTGACAGAAGGACAGACTGTGCGTGCTGGAGATGTTGTTGCCAAAAGCGGTAACACCGGACGTTCCACCGGCCCACACCTGCACATAGTGCGTCCGTAA
- a CDS encoding reverse transcriptase domain-containing protein gives MRNPIHVLKSLEEHAKDPMYKYERLYRNLYNPEFYLLAYKNIASSPGSMTAGSDGKTLDAMSMERINTLITMLRDHSYQPNPARRVYISKKNSKKKRPLGIPSTDDKLVQEIVRLILESIYEPVFSRNSHGFRPKRSCHTALLEVQHTFTSAKWIVEGDIHACFDSFDHHVLIALLRRRIHDEYFISLMWKFLKAGYMEQWKFNKTYSGTPQGSGMSPILANIYLSELDAFMAEYKRNFDKGNSKWRPLNREYSRLHSRYMYNSGKLKTRGAEMSPEERDALKKKLRQIQLQKLNIPYYPAIEPDFKRLKYNRYADDFVVGIIGSKEDAEQVKVDLGRFLQEKLHLVLSEEKTTVTHSAELIRYLGYDFTVSRDKSFSRKENGDLARMHYGSVRLYLPRDKWIRKLREYKAIKIKKDINGEESWKALHRGFLMNKAEVEIVSKYNSEIRGIYNYYRLASNVSVLGVFRWWMETSMLKTFAAKYNSSINKIKMGRVKNNVFTVEYTTKSGVKQCEFHHDRLIKMNEPAPDFSDILPQYRRYDMQNSLAARLRRENCELCGCNTDSITMHHVKSLKSLKGNTPSEMLMMQKRRKTLALCDSCFEQVSKGIL, from the coding sequence GTGAGAAATCCAATTCATGTATTGAAAAGCTTAGAGGAGCACGCAAAAGACCCAATGTACAAATATGAGCGGTTATATCGCAATTTGTACAATCCTGAATTCTATCTGCTGGCATACAAAAACATTGCTTCCTCACCGGGGAGCATGACGGCCGGGTCAGATGGAAAGACACTTGATGCCATGAGCATGGAGCGTATCAATACCCTCATCACCATGCTCAGAGACCATTCCTACCAGCCAAACCCTGCCCGGCGCGTATACATCTCCAAGAAAAACAGCAAGAAAAAGCGTCCGCTGGGAATACCGTCCACCGATGACAAGCTGGTACAGGAAATTGTCCGATTGATTTTGGAATCTATCTACGAACCCGTATTCTCTCGCAATTCCCACGGATTTCGCCCAAAGCGCAGCTGCCATACTGCACTGCTGGAGGTGCAACACACCTTCACCAGCGCAAAATGGATTGTGGAGGGCGATATTCACGCCTGCTTCGACAGCTTTGACCATCATGTGCTGATTGCTCTTTTGCGGCGGCGTATCCACGATGAGTATTTTATTTCCCTGATGTGGAAATTCCTGAAAGCCGGATACATGGAACAATGGAAATTCAACAAAACCTATTCCGGCACGCCCCAAGGTTCCGGCATGAGTCCGATTCTGGCGAATATCTATCTGTCGGAATTGGATGCTTTTATGGCGGAATACAAACGGAATTTTGACAAGGGCAACTCCAAATGGAGGCCGCTCAATCGCGAATACTCCCGTCTGCACAGTCGGTATATGTACAATTCCGGCAAGCTAAAAACCCGAGGGGCGGAAATGTCCCCGGAAGAACGCGATGCGCTGAAAAAGAAGCTGCGGCAAATCCAGCTGCAAAAGCTGAACATACCCTACTACCCCGCCATCGAACCGGACTTCAAGCGGCTCAAGTACAATCGGTACGCCGATGATTTTGTCGTAGGCATTATCGGTTCCAAGGAGGACGCGGAGCAGGTCAAGGTGGATTTGGGCAGGTTTTTGCAGGAGAAACTCCATCTCGTTTTATCAGAGGAAAAGACCACCGTTACACATTCTGCGGAGCTTATCCGCTATCTTGGCTACGATTTTACCGTATCGCGGGACAAATCCTTTTCCCGTAAAGAAAACGGTGATCTGGCCCGGATGCATTACGGTAGCGTGCGGCTCTATCTTCCGAGAGACAAATGGATCAGAAAGCTAAGGGAATACAAGGCAATCAAAATCAAAAAGGATATCAATGGCGAAGAATCATGGAAAGCCCTACATCGGGGCTTCCTGATGAACAAAGCAGAAGTTGAAATTGTCAGCAAATACAACAGCGAAATCAGGGGCATCTATAATTATTATCGCCTCGCTTCCAATGTCTCCGTGCTAGGTGTATTCCGATGGTGGATGGAGACCAGCATGCTGAAAACGTTCGCGGCCAAATACAATTCCAGCATTAACAAAATCAAGATGGGACGCGTGAAAAACAACGTATTTACCGTAGAATACACTACGAAATCCGGCGTAAAACAATGCGAGTTTCATCATGATAGGTTGATTAAAATGAACGAACCGGCCCCGGATTTTTCAGACATCCTTCCTCAATATCGCCGGTATGACATGCAAAACAGTCTTGCCGCCCGGTTGCGTAGGGAGAATTGTGAGCTTTGCGGCTGTAACACGGACAGCATTACAATGCACCATGTCAAAAGCCTGAAATCGCTGAAGGGCAATACCCCTTCTGAAATGCTGATGATGCAGAAACGCCGGAAAACACTGGCGTTATGCGATTCCTGCTTTGAACAAGTGTCTAAAGGAATCCTCTAA
- a CDS encoding DUF6103 family protein: MKKTTFQIQFDTEKLSAIQRYMLKKDADLMAELEETLDRLYEKYVPAAVREYIEGRAEEDDQRPARSDRVRRKQTAMSENEGGIE; this comes from the coding sequence GTGAAGAAAACCACCTTTCAGATCCAATTCGACACGGAAAAATTGTCAGCCATACAGCGGTACATGTTAAAAAAAGACGCGGATCTAATGGCTGAACTGGAGGAAACGCTGGACAGGCTTTATGAAAAATATGTGCCTGCGGCTGTCCGGGAGTATATAGAAGGACGGGCTGAGGAGGATGATCAACGTCCCGCCCGCAGCGACCGGGTTAGACGGAAGCAAACGGCCATGTCGGAAAATGAAGGCGGGATAGAATGA